GATAGAAAATCGGCATGCGCAGCACTTGGCTTGGCACGCAACACGATATCGCAGGATTCAGGTAAGGCAGATTCGTACTTTCGTGCAAGCACGCGGAAACGACGCTTGACGGCATTACGCGTCACAGCGTTGCCGACAGCCTTGGAAACGGCCAAACCGACACGTCGGCCCCGCATCGCCGCAGAATCGTCGATAATGGCATCGTCGTGCACCAAATAATGCACGACGATGTCTTCTCGCGATACCCTACGACGGCGTTTGAGCACCGCGACGAAATCGCGATGGCTTTTCAGCCGTTCCACCGCTCTATGCCGTTAAATCAGGCAGCGAGGGACTTGCGGCCCTTGGCGC
This window of the Bifidobacterium pseudocatenulatum DSM 20438 = JCM 1200 = LMG 10505 genome carries:
- the rnpA gene encoding ribonuclease P protein component; this translates as MERLKSHRDFVAVLKRRRRVSREDIVVHYLVHDDAIIDDSAAMRGRRVGLAVSKAVGNAVTRNAVKRRFRVLARKYESALPESCDIVLRAKPSAAHADFLSLEQQIAACFEAVNRKAVRR